The following are encoded in a window of Oncorhynchus mykiss isolate Arlee chromosome Y, USDA_OmykA_1.1, whole genome shotgun sequence genomic DNA:
- the LOC110510227 gene encoding CMP-N-acetylneuraminate-beta-galactosamide-alpha-2,3-sialyltransferase 1 isoform X2 → MILFRIRKVRRVIVLLCITTIVVFYTGQLSSNSLVDFVKNALRPLDRILSPKYCACLKCMTQPDDDLWFQKRFNTSFQPFLTRKYKTLSNDTRMWWQKLQKDRNIANFSEVVEKLFQVIPDADLYMDAGPERCRTCAVVGNSGNLKGSHYGALIDSSDVIIRMNKARTSGYERDVGSRTTHHIIYPESAIDLDNTTSLLFFPFKTLDLQWLPGAITTGSHITFSYLRLRPKIKANKDLVLVLNPVFMKYVHEVWLDYYGKYPSTGFMALILALHICDEVNVYGFGKDRNGNWHHYWETLTNKKLKTGPHPGDYEYNVTRKLSEIHKLEIYKGW, encoded by the exons ATGATTCTCTTCAGGATTAGAAAAGTCCGTCGTGTCATCGTTCTACTCTGCATCACTACTATCGTTGTGTTTTATACCGGACAGCTGTCCTCCAATTCGCTTGTGGACTTTGTTAAAAATGCCCTTCGGCCTCTGGACAGGATCCTCTCTCCAAAATATTGCGCCTGTCTCAAATGTATGACACAGCCAGACGATGACCTCTGGTTTCAGAAGCGCTTCAACACATCTTTTCAACCCTTTCTGACCAGAAAGTACAAGACACTCTCCAACGATACAAGAATGTGGTGGCAg AAATTGCAGAAAGACCGTAACATAGCCAACTTTAGCGAGGTGGTGGAGAAGTTGTTCCAGGTCATCCCTGATGCTGATCTTTACATGGACGCGGGCCCTGAGCGTTGTAGGACCTGTGCTGTGGTGGGGAACTCTGGGAACCTCAAGGGCTCCCACTACGGAGCCCTCATCGACtccagtgatgtcatcataag AATGAACAAGGCTCGTACCTCTGGCTATGAGCGGGATGTTGGCAGCCGCACCACACATCACATCATATACCCAGAGAGTGCCATAGATCTGGACAACACCACTAGTCTCTTGTTTTTCCCTTTCAAGACTCTGGACCTTCAGTGGCTGCCCGGTGCCATTACCACTGGGTCTCACATCACCTT CTCATATTTACGTCTTAGACCGAAGATAAAGGCCAACAAAGATTTG GTGTTGGTTCTGAATCCTGTGTTCATGAAATATGTTCATGAAGTCTGGCTTGACTATTACGGCAAGTACCCCTCCACCGGATTCATGGCTTTGATATTAGCCCTACACATTTGTGACGAG GTGAATGTGTATGGATTTGGGAAAGACAGAAATGGGAACTGGCACCACTACTGGGAAACACTAACCAATAAAAAGCTCAAGACTGGACCACACCCTGGAGACTATGAGTACAATGTCACAAGAAAGCTCTCGGAAATACATAAACTTGAGATATATAAGGGATGGTGA